From Nomascus leucogenys isolate Asia chromosome 15, Asia_NLE_v1, whole genome shotgun sequence, a single genomic window includes:
- the LOC100580435 gene encoding hemoglobin subunit delta — protein MVHLTPEEKTAVNALWGKVNVDAVGGEALGRLLVVYPWTQRFFESFGDLSSPDAVMGNPKVKAHGKKVLGAFSDGLAHLDNLKGTFSQLSELHCDKLHVDPENFRLLGNVLVCVLARNFGKEFTPQVQAAYQKVVAGVANALAHKYH, from the exons ATGGTGCATCTGACTCCTGAGGAGAAGACTGCTGTCAATGCCCTGTGGGGCAAAGTGAACGTGGATGCAGTTGGTGGTGAGGCCCTGGGCAG GTTACTGGTGGTCTACCCTTGGACCCAGAGGTTCTTTGAGTCCTTTGGGGATCTGTCCTCTCCTGATGCTGTTATGGGCAACCCTAAGGTGAAGGCTCATGGCAAGAAAGTGCTCGGTGCCTTTAGTGATGGCCTGGCTCACCTGGACAACCTCAAGGGCACTTTTTCTCAGCTGAGTGAGCTGCACTGTGACAAGCTGCACGTGGATCCTGAGAACTTCAGG CTCCTGGGCAATGTGCTGGTGTGTGTGCTGGCCCGCAACTTTGGCAAGGAATTCACCCCACAGGTGCAGGCTGCCTATCAGAAGGTGGTGGCTGGTGTGGCTAACGCCCTGGCTCACAAGTACCATTGA